A genome region from Bordetella genomosp. 10 includes the following:
- a CDS encoding helicase HerA-like C-terminal domain-containing protein, which yields MSDPVVPVPPLPIAKNGAAELALLPALANRHGCITGATGTGKTVTLQVLAEQFSRIGTPVFMADIKGDLTGIAQPGTPAPKLMERLASLGVPAPAWGGSPVVLWDVFGEQGQPVRATISDMGPLLLARMLELNDTQEGVLSLVFRVADDEGQLLLDLKDLRAMLQNVADRAGELKTRYGNVSAASVGAIQRGLLTLESQGADKFFGEPMLDVADLMRTDAQGRGVVNILAADKLMQSPRLYAVFLLWLLADLYEKLPEVGDPEQPKLVFFFDEAHLLFTDAPKALLDKIEQVVRLVRSKGVGVYFVTQNPLDIPDTVLGQLGNRVQHALRAFTPRDQKAVRTAAQTMRPNPALDLEAAITDLGVGEALVSFLDVKGRPGMTERAWILPPASRIGPCTAAERQALRDASPLRGKYEQTIDRVSAYEVLAQRTLGNEVAPGAGSASGQAAPAGPASSAPVGTAPAGGQAGQPGQAQGDGGLMKEVSDVLFGSTGPRGGKRDGVVQSMAKTALRQAARELVRGVLGSLMGSRRR from the coding sequence ATGTCCGACCCCGTCGTTCCCGTCCCCCCGCTGCCGATCGCCAAGAACGGCGCCGCCGAACTGGCGCTGCTGCCGGCCCTGGCCAACCGCCATGGCTGCATCACCGGGGCGACCGGCACCGGCAAGACCGTCACCCTGCAGGTGCTGGCCGAGCAGTTCTCGCGCATCGGCACCCCCGTGTTCATGGCGGACATCAAGGGCGACCTGACCGGCATCGCGCAGCCCGGCACGCCCGCGCCCAAGCTGATGGAGCGGCTGGCGTCGCTGGGCGTGCCCGCGCCGGCCTGGGGCGGCAGCCCCGTGGTCCTGTGGGACGTGTTCGGGGAGCAGGGCCAGCCCGTGCGCGCCACCATTTCCGACATGGGGCCGCTGCTGCTGGCCCGCATGCTGGAGCTGAACGACACCCAGGAAGGGGTGCTGTCCCTGGTGTTCCGGGTGGCCGACGACGAAGGCCAGTTGCTGCTGGACCTGAAGGACCTGCGCGCCATGCTGCAGAACGTGGCCGACCGCGCCGGCGAACTGAAGACCCGCTACGGCAACGTCTCGGCGGCCTCCGTGGGCGCCATCCAGCGCGGCCTGCTGACGCTGGAATCGCAGGGCGCGGACAAGTTCTTCGGCGAGCCCATGCTCGACGTCGCCGACCTGATGCGCACGGATGCGCAGGGGCGGGGCGTGGTCAACATCCTGGCCGCCGACAAGCTGATGCAGTCGCCGCGCCTGTACGCCGTTTTCCTGCTGTGGCTGCTGGCCGACCTGTACGAGAAGCTGCCGGAGGTGGGCGACCCGGAGCAGCCCAAGCTGGTGTTTTTTTTCGACGAGGCCCATCTGCTGTTCACCGACGCGCCCAAGGCGCTGCTGGACAAGATCGAGCAGGTAGTGCGGCTGGTGCGGTCCAAGGGCGTCGGCGTGTACTTCGTCACCCAGAATCCGCTGGACATCCCGGACACGGTGCTGGGCCAGTTGGGCAATCGCGTGCAGCACGCCCTGCGCGCCTTCACGCCGCGCGACCAGAAGGCGGTGCGCACGGCCGCGCAGACCATGCGCCCGAATCCCGCGCTGGACCTGGAGGCGGCGATCACCGACCTGGGCGTGGGCGAGGCGCTGGTGTCCTTCCTGGACGTCAAGGGGCGTCCGGGCATGACCGAGCGCGCATGGATACTGCCGCCGGCCAGCCGCATCGGCCCCTGCACCGCGGCCGAGCGCCAGGCGCTGCGCGACGCGTCGCCGCTGCGGGGCAAGTACGAGCAGACCATAGACCGGGTTTCCGCCTACGAGGTACTGGCGCAGCGCACCCTGGGCAACGAGGTGGCCCCGGGGGCGGGCTCCGCATCGGGTCAGGCGGCGCCGGCGGGCCCGGCGTCTTCCGCGCCGGTCGGCACCGCGCCGGCGGGCGGCCAGGCCGGCCAGCCGGGCCAGGCGCAGGGCGACGGCGGCTTGATGAAGGAGGTCAGCGACGTCCTGTTCGGCTCCACCGGCCCGCGCGGCGGCAAGCGCGACGGCGTGGTGCAGAGCATGGCCAAGACCGCCCTGCGCCAGGCCGCACGCGAACTCGTGCGCGGCGTGCTGGGCTCGCTGATGGGATCGCGCCGGCGGTAA
- a CDS encoding DMT family transporter — protein MNTTAHAAPTPAAASQRAGCLIFVAALVAFATFDAGSKYMISRYPPTFLNLMRYTAVALVGALWLLRAWRGRARGAQAGAPVPARAGAAGPRPTGLLVVRGLLLCAVATCYMTALIWMPLSEATAIYFTAPLIMVALSPWLLRERVRALQWLAVAVGFGGMLLVVRPGGDLPWIGTALMAAAAICYALFQLATRRLAGQTPGYVQFASTTAICWVGAALPAPFFPLAATPGAGELLALLALGLCSGIAQVLLIVAFQRVAASTLAPLNYLQVPMAVAYSTFLFNRPPDLEAAAGIVLICGAGLFLALNRRA, from the coding sequence ATGAACACCACCGCCCACGCCGCGCCGACGCCGGCGGCCGCTTCCCAGCGCGCCGGTTGCCTGATCTTCGTGGCCGCGCTGGTGGCCTTCGCCACCTTCGACGCGGGCTCGAAGTACATGATCTCGCGTTATCCGCCCACCTTTCTCAACCTGATGCGCTACACGGCGGTCGCGCTGGTGGGCGCGCTCTGGCTGCTGCGCGCCTGGCGCGGCCGCGCGCGCGGCGCGCAGGCCGGCGCCCCTGTCCCGGCGCGGGCGGGCGCGGCCGGCCCGCGTCCCACCGGCCTGCTGGTGGTGCGCGGACTGCTGCTGTGCGCGGTGGCCACCTGCTACATGACCGCGCTGATCTGGATGCCTTTGTCCGAAGCCACCGCGATCTACTTCACCGCGCCGCTGATCATGGTGGCGCTCTCGCCCTGGCTGCTGCGCGAGCGCGTGCGCGCCCTGCAATGGCTGGCGGTGGCGGTGGGCTTCGGCGGCATGCTGCTGGTCGTGCGCCCGGGCGGCGACCTGCCCTGGATAGGCACGGCGCTGATGGCCGCGGCGGCGATCTGCTATGCCCTGTTCCAGTTGGCCACGCGGCGCCTGGCCGGGCAGACGCCGGGCTACGTGCAGTTCGCCTCGACCACGGCGATCTGCTGGGTGGGCGCGGCGCTGCCGGCGCCCTTCTTTCCGCTCGCGGCCACGCCGGGCGCCGGCGAGCTGCTGGCCCTGCTGGCGCTGGGCCTGTGCAGCGGCATCGCGCAGGTCCTGCTGATCGTCGCCTTCCAGCGGGTGGCGGCGTCCACGCTGGCGCCGCTGAACTACCTGCAGGTTCCCATGGCGGTTGCCTACAGCACCTTCCTGTTCAATCGGCCGCCCGACCTGGAGGCGGCCGCGGGCATCGTGCTGATCTGCGGCGCGGGATTGTTCCTGGCGTTGAACCGCCGCGCGTAG
- a CDS encoding aspartate aminotransferase family protein: protein MSSLQDSHGIDVRSHLHPYTNAIKHRSTGPRVIERGQGIYVYDDQGKQYIEGMAGLWSVAVGFGEQRLVEAATRQMSKLPYYHTFTHKSHLPAIELAQRLVDYTEGRMATAFFTNSGSEANDTVVKFVWYYNNALGRPLKKKIIARQRAYHGVTVASASLTGLAGNHRDFDLPLPQIKHTACPHHYRYAKPGESEEDFATRLANELEALILQEGADTVAAFIGEPLMGAGGVIAPPRTYWQKIQAVCRKHDILVIADEVITGFGRLGKRFGSDVYGIEPDIMVFSKQITSSYQPLAAVLLSPQINEVIAENSGKVGTLGHGYTASGHPVATAVALENLKIIDERGLIENAAECGALLHEQLRALADHPLVGEVRGEGLIAGVELVADKATKRPFDPLGKAGGYAYEQAHEHGLIVRGIQDTVAFCPPLIITPDEVREMVTRFKRTLDDVTRYVGA, encoded by the coding sequence ATGTCCTCCCTCCAAGACAGCCACGGCATCGACGTCCGCAGCCATCTCCATCCCTACACCAATGCCATCAAGCACCGCAGCACCGGCCCGCGCGTCATCGAGCGCGGCCAGGGCATCTACGTCTACGACGACCAGGGCAAGCAATACATCGAAGGCATGGCCGGCCTGTGGAGCGTGGCCGTGGGCTTCGGCGAACAGCGCCTGGTCGAGGCCGCCACGCGGCAGATGAGCAAGCTGCCGTACTACCACACCTTCACGCACAAGTCCCACCTGCCCGCCATCGAGCTGGCCCAGCGCCTGGTCGACTACACGGAAGGCCGCATGGCGACGGCCTTCTTCACGAACTCCGGTTCGGAAGCCAACGACACCGTCGTCAAGTTCGTCTGGTACTACAACAACGCCCTGGGCCGTCCGCTGAAGAAGAAGATCATCGCCCGCCAGCGCGCCTACCACGGCGTGACGGTGGCCTCGGCCAGCCTCACCGGCCTGGCCGGCAACCACCGCGACTTCGACCTGCCCCTGCCGCAGATCAAGCACACCGCGTGTCCGCACCACTACCGCTATGCCAAGCCCGGCGAGTCGGAAGAGGATTTCGCCACCCGCCTGGCCAACGAACTGGAAGCGCTGATACTGCAGGAAGGCGCGGACACCGTGGCCGCCTTCATCGGCGAGCCGCTGATGGGCGCCGGCGGCGTCATCGCCCCGCCGCGCACCTATTGGCAGAAAATCCAGGCCGTGTGCCGCAAGCACGACATCCTGGTGATCGCCGACGAGGTCATCACCGGCTTCGGCCGCCTGGGCAAGCGCTTCGGCAGCGACGTGTACGGCATCGAGCCGGACATCATGGTGTTCTCCAAGCAGATCACCTCGTCCTACCAGCCGCTGGCCGCCGTGCTGCTGTCGCCCCAGATCAACGAAGTCATCGCCGAGAACAGCGGCAAGGTGGGGACACTGGGCCACGGCTACACGGCCAGCGGCCATCCGGTCGCCACGGCCGTGGCGCTGGAGAACCTCAAGATCATCGACGAGCGCGGGCTGATCGAGAACGCCGCCGAATGCGGCGCGCTGCTGCACGAGCAATTGCGCGCCCTGGCCGACCATCCGCTGGTCGGCGAAGTGCGCGGCGAGGGCCTGATCGCCGGCGTCGAGCTGGTGGCGGACAAGGCCACCAAGCGGCCGTTCGACCCGCTGGGCAAGGCCGGCGGCTATGCCTACGAGCAGGCCCACGAACACGGCCTGATCGTCCGCGGCATCCAGGACACCGTGGCCTTCTGCCCGCCGCTGATCATCACGCCCGACGAGGTGCGCGAAATGGTGACGCGCTTCAAGCGCACGCTGGACGACGTCACCCGCTACGTCGGGGCCTGA
- a CDS encoding histone deacetylase family protein has protein sequence MKAFFSADQILHDPQQFMRLGRISKPTDLPARAEALLAQLRARGIPIDEPPDFGRAPLAGVHADAYLDYLENAWDGWQALKKPGAIEPGIEVLPNLSPYYNGRVEDDARGPCPSPSIVAQTGYYLSDLSCPIGPHTWRSALRSTHSAVAAADHARATQGSAYALCRPSGHHAHADRAGGFCYLNSSAAAAQRLRLSYDKVAVLDVDAHHGDGTQHIFYRRADVMTLSLHADPAQYYPFYTGYAHERGYGSGHGYNLNYPLPHGADGAAFLAALDEALTALRDYRPQALVLPLGFDTYKDDPISVLKVDIDAYRQLGERIAGLGLPTVVVQEGGYMVEAIGPALDAFLQGLAP, from the coding sequence ATGAAGGCTTTCTTTTCCGCGGACCAGATCCTGCACGACCCGCAGCAGTTCATGCGGCTGGGCCGCATCAGCAAGCCCACCGACCTGCCGGCGCGCGCCGAAGCGCTGCTGGCGCAACTGCGGGCGCGCGGCATTCCCATCGACGAGCCGCCGGATTTCGGCCGCGCCCCGCTGGCGGGCGTGCACGCCGACGCCTACCTCGACTACCTGGAAAACGCCTGGGACGGGTGGCAGGCCTTGAAGAAACCGGGCGCCATCGAACCCGGCATCGAAGTGCTGCCCAATCTCTCGCCCTATTACAACGGCCGGGTCGAGGACGACGCGCGCGGCCCCTGCCCCTCGCCCTCCATCGTGGCGCAGACCGGCTATTACCTGAGCGACCTGTCCTGCCCCATCGGCCCCCATACCTGGCGTTCGGCGCTGCGCTCCACGCATAGCGCCGTGGCCGCCGCCGACCACGCGCGGGCCACGCAGGGCAGCGCCTACGCGCTGTGCCGCCCGTCGGGCCATCACGCGCACGCCGACCGGGCCGGCGGCTTCTGCTACTTGAACAGCAGCGCCGCGGCGGCGCAGCGCCTGCGGCTGAGCTACGACAAGGTGGCCGTGCTGGACGTGGACGCGCACCACGGCGACGGCACGCAGCACATCTTCTACCGCCGCGCCGACGTCATGACGCTGTCGCTGCATGCCGACCCCGCGCAGTACTACCCCTTCTACACCGGCTACGCGCACGAGCGCGGCTACGGCAGCGGCCACGGCTACAACCTGAACTACCCGCTGCCGCACGGCGCGGACGGCGCGGCCTTCCTCGCCGCGCTGGACGAGGCCCTGACCGCCCTGCGCGACTACCGGCCCCAGGCCCTGGTGCTGCCGCTGGGCTTCGACACCTACAAGGACGATCCCATCAGCGTGCTCAAGGTGGATATCGACGCCTACCGCCAACTGGGCGAGCGCATCGCCGGCCTGGGCCTGCCCACCGTGGTGGTGCAGGAAGGCGGCTACATGGTGGAAGCCATCGGCCCGGCCCTGGACGCCTTCCTGCAAGGCCTGGCGCCGTAG
- a CDS encoding ABC transporter substrate-binding protein, with amino-acid sequence MKLDQRFKLVLASLAAAAALPFGAQAQTRGGTLNMIVQPEPPVIVTAINQQAPTQFVAGKIFESLFTYSADLKPQPSLAKSYEVSADGLTYTFHLQEGVKWQDGQPFTADDVVFSLADMLPKTHARARVLLNQFVASVGKTDDLTVVVKLKSPFPAFLLAFEPGFAPIMPKHIYAGTDYMNNPANQKPVGTGPFIFKEWKRGEYIKLVRNPNYWKAGKPYLDELIFNVIPDSASRAVAFERGSVDVLRGGDVDNVDVKRLRGLPNVKYTTAGWEMFSPQAYLLMNMRKPPFDNVKVRQAVMAALNRKLIVDNIFFGLGKPSTGPLVSTEMFYDKNTPALDFNMKKARELIKESGIKPGDYTIRQLAFPYGATWDRLGEYVKQALEQLGFKVDTEATDAGGWASRTGNWDFDITLNFTYQYGDPALGVQRLYVGSNIVKGTPFANVQGYNNPDLDKLWNEAASEVDKAKRQALYSKIQSGLVSDVANGYLLDLEYPTLYRAKVHNLVKTAIGLNESFDDVYIDK; translated from the coding sequence GTGAAACTCGACCAACGCTTCAAACTCGTCCTGGCGTCGCTGGCCGCCGCGGCCGCGCTGCCTTTCGGCGCGCAGGCGCAAACGCGCGGCGGCACGCTGAACATGATCGTGCAGCCCGAGCCGCCGGTCATCGTAACCGCCATCAACCAGCAGGCCCCGACCCAGTTCGTGGCCGGCAAGATCTTCGAAAGCCTGTTCACCTACTCGGCCGACCTCAAGCCGCAGCCCAGCCTGGCCAAGTCCTATGAGGTCTCCGCCGACGGGCTGACCTACACCTTCCATCTGCAGGAGGGCGTGAAATGGCAGGACGGCCAGCCCTTCACCGCGGACGACGTGGTGTTCTCACTGGCCGACATGCTGCCGAAGACGCACGCCCGCGCCCGCGTGCTGCTGAACCAGTTCGTCGCGTCGGTCGGCAAGACCGACGACCTGACGGTGGTGGTCAAGCTGAAATCGCCCTTCCCTGCCTTCCTGCTGGCCTTCGAGCCGGGCTTCGCGCCCATCATGCCCAAGCACATCTACGCCGGCACCGACTACATGAACAACCCGGCGAACCAGAAGCCGGTCGGCACGGGTCCCTTCATCTTCAAGGAATGGAAACGCGGCGAATACATCAAGCTGGTGCGCAATCCCAATTACTGGAAAGCGGGCAAGCCCTACCTGGACGAGCTGATCTTCAACGTCATTCCCGACTCCGCCTCGCGCGCCGTGGCGTTCGAGCGCGGCTCGGTCGACGTGCTGCGCGGCGGCGACGTCGACAACGTCGACGTCAAGCGCCTGCGCGGCCTGCCCAACGTGAAGTACACCACCGCCGGCTGGGAGATGTTCTCGCCGCAGGCCTACCTGCTGATGAACATGCGCAAGCCGCCCTTCGACAACGTCAAGGTGCGTCAGGCCGTGATGGCCGCGCTCAACCGCAAGCTCATCGTCGACAACATCTTCTTCGGCCTTGGCAAGCCGTCGACCGGTCCGCTGGTCTCCACCGAAATGTTCTACGACAAGAACACGCCGGCGCTGGACTTCAACATGAAGAAGGCGCGCGAGCTGATCAAGGAATCGGGCATCAAGCCGGGCGACTACACCATCCGCCAACTGGCCTTTCCCTACGGCGCGACCTGGGACCGCCTGGGCGAATACGTGAAGCAGGCGCTGGAGCAACTGGGCTTCAAGGTAGACACCGAAGCCACCGATGCCGGCGGCTGGGCCAGCCGCACCGGCAACTGGGACTTCGACATCACGTTGAACTTCACCTACCAGTACGGCGACCCGGCGCTGGGCGTGCAACGCCTGTACGTCGGATCGAACATCGTCAAGGGCACGCCCTTCGCCAACGTGCAGGGCTATAACAACCCCGATCTCGACAAGCTGTGGAACGAGGCCGCGTCCGAAGTGGACAAGGCCAAGCGCCAGGCGCTCTATTCGAAGATCCAGTCGGGCCTGGTCAGCGACGTCGCCAACGGCTACCTGCTCGATCTCGAATATCCCACGCTGTATCGCGCCAAGGTGCATAACCTGGTGAAGACGGCCATCGGGCTGAACGAGAGCTTCGACGACGTCTATATCGACAAGTGA
- a CDS encoding cupin domain-containing protein, which translates to MQRPAAVPTVQIDNELVKVTEWRFPPGGETGWHRHGMHYVVVPQTTGELLLETPQGEVRSPLTTGKSYYRPVGVEHNVINPGEAEFVFVEIELKGAGGDGCCAPAPSKGQP; encoded by the coding sequence ATGCAACGCCCCGCCGCCGTTCCCACCGTCCAGATCGACAACGAACTCGTCAAGGTCACCGAATGGCGCTTTCCGCCCGGTGGCGAAACCGGCTGGCATCGCCATGGCATGCACTACGTGGTGGTGCCGCAGACCACCGGCGAGCTGCTGCTTGAAACGCCGCAGGGCGAGGTCCGCAGCCCCCTGACCACGGGCAAGTCCTATTACCGGCCGGTCGGCGTGGAGCACAACGTGATCAATCCGGGCGAGGCGGAATTCGTCTTCGTGGAGATCGAGCTGAAAGGCGCGGGCGGCGACGGCTGTTGCGCGCCCGCGCCATCGAAGGGGCAGCCATGA